CAGCGAGCGAGCCGAAGCTCTTGTGGACCGAGCGGATTTCGACCATCGCGCCCTGCGCGCTCATCGGGTGGCTCCCTTGGAGAAGTGGCGTTCGACGTAGTACTGGAGGACGGAGAGCACGGTGGTCAGCAGGACGTACCAGGCGGTGGCGACCATCAGCAGGGGCACGACCCTGCCGTTCCGTCCGTAGATGACCTGGACCTGGTAGAAGAGTTCGCCGATCGCCATGACGGAGACGATCGAGGTGCCCTTGAAGAGGGAGATGACCTCGTTGGTGGCGTTCGGCAGGATCGAGCGTGCCGCCTGCGGCAGCACGATGCGGCGCAACTGCCGCAGCCGGGGGATGCCGAGCGCGGCGGCCGCCTCCAGCTGTCCGCCGTCCACGGCCAGCACCCCGCCGCGCACGATCTCGGCGGCGTACGCGGCCTGGTGCAGCGCCAGCCCGAGCACCGCCGCGCCCATCGCACCGACCAGGCCCATGGTGTCGACGTGGACGAAGCCGGGACCGAAGGGGATACCGAAGTCCAGGCGCTTGTAGAGATAGGCGAGGTTGAACCAGAACAGCAGCTGGACGATCAGCGGGATGGAGCGGAAGGCCCAGATGTAGCCGAAGGCGACCCAGCGCAGGAAGGGGCTCGCGGACAGCCGCATGAAGGCCAGCACGATGCCCAGCGCGAAGCCGAGTGCGGTGCCGTAGACGGTGAGCTGAAGGGTGACCCAGACCGCCCTGAGCACGGTCTCCGCGGTGAAGAACTGGGCGAAAACCCCCCATTCCCAGGCGGGGTTGGTGACCAGACCGTGCACGAACTGCGCGATCAGCACCGCCGTCACCACGATCGCGGCCCAGCGCCAGGGGTG
This Streptomyces decoyicus DNA region includes the following protein-coding sequences:
- a CDS encoding amino acid ABC transporter permease, translated to MPLTSDPPVEQAVPEQTVSQQAGPPPADDPAALKVVPVRHPWRWAAIVVTAVLIAQFVHGLVTNPAWEWGVFAQFFTAETVLRAVWVTLQLTVYGTALGFALGIVLAFMRLSASPFLRWVAFGYIWAFRSIPLIVQLLFWFNLAYLYKRLDFGIPFGPGFVHVDTMGLVGAMGAAVLGLALHQAAYAAEIVRGGVLAVDGGQLEAAAALGIPRLRQLRRIVLPQAARSILPNATNEVISLFKGTSIVSVMAIGELFYQVQVIYGRNGRVVPLLMVATAWYVLLTTVLSVLQYYVERHFSKGATR